One part of the Solanum dulcamara chromosome 8, daSolDulc1.2, whole genome shotgun sequence genome encodes these proteins:
- the LOC129899457 gene encoding pentatricopeptide repeat-containing protein At4g02750-like, translating into MNEAVFHLLRTCKTLNRLKSVHAHLLVCGSIASSDLVLNKIIRLYFRFGATDYARKVFDEITAPNPFLWTSMIHGYVENSQHTDAFSLFRDMCIRDVMPLNFTISSILKALGRLKWLRDGEGMFGFIWKYGFGFDLVVQNSVIDCFMRCGEVDCARRIFDGMEEKDVVSWNSMVSGYVTNGRLEIARELFDSMDEKNVVSWTSVICGYVRKGDMVEARNLFDAMPTKDMAVWNVMISGYTDAGDVHTASSLFQAMPICDTGTWNLMISGYCKVGELERARDCFEQMPCRNVMSWTMMIDGYAKSGKLHEARCIFDEMPEKELIAWSTMISGYAKNGKPSAALELFKNFKKQSLELDETFILSIISACSQLGIVDAVELVMSDDVGSRYFSDTRVVNSLLDLYAKCGNIEKASQVFEMADKKDLYCYSTMIAAFANHGLVEKAVYLFEDMQREYIEPDEVTFLGVLSACNHGGLINEGRRYFKQMTEEFRIQPTEKHYACMVDILGRGGFFEEAHEMILSMHVAPTSAVWGAMLAACNVHRNVQMAEIAASELFKIEPENSGNYILLSNIYAAAGRWRDVARVRALIREHHVKKNRGSSWIELGSAVHEFVMGDTSHVDADRICFILSLLNEDMKLSGYTKDKDLHPISSWYPSYLSLSSDTEMDEELF; encoded by the coding sequence ATGAATGAAGCTGTTTTCCATCTTCTCCGAACTTGCAAAACCTTAAACAGGTTAAAATCAGTTCATGCCCATTTATTAGTATGTGGATCCATTGCCTCATCAGACCTTGTTCTCAACAAAATCATTCGCCTTTATTTTCGTTTCGGTGCCACGGACTATGCTCGCAAGGTGTTTGATGAAATTACTGCACCAAACCCTTTTCTTTGGACTTCAATGATTCATGGGTATGTTGAAAATTCTCAGCATACTGATGCTTTTTCTCTCTTCCGCGATATGTGTATCCGCGATGTTATGCCTTTGAATTTCACTATATCATCTATCCTTAAGGCGTTAGGACGGCTGAAATGGTTGAGAGATGGTGAGGGGATGTTTGGGTTTATCTGGAAATATgggtttggttttgatttagTAGTGCAAAATTCTGTGATTGACTGTTTCATGAGATGTGGGGAGGTTGATTGTGCCAGACGAATATTTGATGGGATGGAGGAAAAGGATGTTGTGTCTTGGAACTCAATGGTATCGGGGTATGTGACTAATGGAAGGCTTGAAATTGCACGAGAGCTGTTTGATAGCATGGATGAGAAAAATGTAGTTTCTTGGACTAGTGTGATATGTGGCTATGTTAGGAAGGGAGATATGGTGGAGGCTAGGAATCTTTTTGACGCTATGCCTACTAAGGATATGGCTGTTTGGAATGTGATGATTTCGGGCTATACAGATGCTGGTGATGTGCATACAGCGAGTTCTCTGTTTCAGGCAATGCCTATTTGTGACACTGgaacatggaatttgatgataTCAGGGTATTGTAAGGTGGGTGAGTTAGAAAGAGCAAGGGACTGCTTTGAACAAATGCCCTGTAGGAATGTGATGTCGTGGACTATGATGATAGATGGCTATGCTAAGTCTGGGAAATTGCACGAAGCAAGGTGTATATTTGATGAAATGCCTGAGAAAGAACTTATTGCATGGTCAACCATGATTAGTGGTTATGCTAAGAATGGGAAGCCTTCTGCTGCTTTGGAATTGttcaaaaacttcaaaaagCAAAGTCTTGAACTGGATGAGACTTTTATTTTGAGTATCATCTCAGCTTGCTCTCAATTAGGGATTGTAGATGCAGTTGAGTTAGTTATGAGTGATGATGTAGGATCCAGATATTTTTCTGATACACGTGTTGTTAACAGTTTATTAGACCTCTATGCAAAATGTGGAAATATTGAGAAAGCCTCGCAAGTATTTGAAATGGCAGACAAAAAAGATTTATATTGTTATAGTACAATGATTGCTGCGTTTGCTAATCATGGCTTAGTTGAAAAGGCAGTATATTTATTTGAGGATATGCAAAGAGAGTATATAGAGCCTGATGAAGTAACTTTCCTTGGAGTTTTGAGTGCTTGCAACCATGGAGGACTTATTAACGAAGGGAGGAGGTACTTTAAACAAATGACTGAAGAATTCAGAATTCAGCCCACAGAAAAACATTATGCATGCATGGTAGATATCCTTGGTCGTGGTGGGTTCTTTGAAGAGGCccatgagatgatattgagtaTGCATGTAGCGCCCACCTCAGCCGTTTGGGGTGCAATGCTTGCAGCTTGCAATGTTCACCGCAATGTCCAGATGGCTGAAATTGCAGCATCTGAGTTATTCAAAATTGAGCCTGAGAATTCTGGAAATTACATTCTCCTGTCCAATATTTACGCTGCTGCAGGAAGATGGCGTGATGTAGCTAGAGTAAGGGCATTGATCAGAGAACATCATGTGAAAAAAAATCGGGGATCTAGCTGGATTGAGTTGGGTTCTGCAGTGCATGAGTTTGTAATGGGAGATACGTCACATGTGGATGCAGACAGGATATGCTTCATATTGAGTCTACTAAATGAAGATATGAAGCTTTCAGGATATACCAAAGATAAGGATCTGCATCCAATTTCGTCGTGGTACCCCTCTTATCTATCTCTTTCAAGTGATACTGAAATGGATGAGGAACTGTTTTGA
- the LOC129900020 gene encoding secreted RxLR effector protein 161-like yields the protein MTLAKIVATSLAQKHGLHEAVGSLVDTSLYRMIVGSLQYLTLTRPDITHAVNLASQFMQSPNIEHLQRVKMILRYIKGTLHFGLRIISQSPYRLYGYSNADWRGCTTSRRSTIGYSIYLCANCISWTSKKQTTVPRSSVEAEYKALAFTAAEMTWITYLLHDLGVYLKSVPTLYCDNLSALYMKVNLVMHARTKHIEMDYHFVREKMARGQFLT from the coding sequence ATGACTTTGGCAAagattgttgctacttctttaGCTCAAAAGCATGGCTTACATGAAGCTGTGGGAAGTCTTGTAGATACCTCTCTATATAGAATGATAGTAGGGAGTCTTCAATATTTGACACTCACAAGACCTGATATCACTCATGCAGTGAATCTAGCAAGCCAATTTATGCAAAGTCCCAATATTGAACATTTGCAAAGAGTCAAAATGATTCTAAGGTATATCAAAGGTACTCTACACTTTGGACTTAGAATTATTTCACAATCACCTTATAGGTTGTATGGATATTCAAATGCCGATTGGAGAGGCTGCACCACTTCTAGGAGATCAACTATAGGTTATAGCATCTACCTATGTGCAAATTGTATTTCATGGACTTCCAAGAAACAGACCACAGTACCAAGATCAAGTGTTGAAGCTGAGTATAAAGCATTAGCCTTCACTGCAGCAGAGATGACATGGATCACATATCTACTTCATGATCTTGGGGTGTACCTCAAGTCAGTTCCTACACTGTATTGTGATAACTTGAGTGCCTTGTACATGAAAGTCAATCTAGTTATGCATGCTAGAACCAAACATATTGAGATGGACTATCATTTTGTTCGAGAAAAGATGGCCAGAGGTCAATTTCTTACTTAG